A genomic region of Pelodiscus sinensis isolate JC-2024 chromosome 1, ASM4963464v1, whole genome shotgun sequence contains the following coding sequences:
- the NAPEPLD gene encoding N-acyl-phosphatidylethanolamine-hydrolyzing phospholipase D isoform X4 → MDEKADEEQPLTACNQYPKESVKKRQNSSQSSRGSDSSRTSRKSFRLDYRLEEDVTKSKRSKDGKFINPWPTWKSPTLSNILKWALMEKNNSNIPCSKQELDKELPVLNPYFIPNPELVGKTGTGMRVTWLGHASVMVEMDGLVILTDPIFSQRASPAQFVGPKRFRGPPCTVDQLPKIDAVMISHTHYDHLDHNTVVSLNERFGSELRWFVPLGLLEWMQKCACENVIELDWWEENCVPGHDAVTFVFTPSQHWCKRTATDDDKILWGSWSVLGPWNRFFFAGDTGYCVAFEQIGKRFGPFDLAAIPIGAYEPRWFMKYQHVNPEEAVRIHIDVQTKKSVAIHWGTFALANEYYLDPPVKLNEALERYGLKPEDFFILQHGESRDLNTNEDGLE, encoded by the exons ATGGATGAGAAGGCAGATGAAGAGCAACCTTTGACTGCATGTAACCAATATCCTAAGGAGTCAGTAAAGAAACGACAAAATTCAAGTCAAAGTTCCAGAGGCAGTGACTCCTCCAGGACATCCAGAAAAAGCTTCAGACTGGATTACAGATTAGAGGAAGATGTAACTAAATCAAAAAGAAGTAAAGATGGAAAGTTTATCAACCCTTGGCCAACATGGAAATCTCCAACCTTGTCAAACATTTTGAAATGGGCCCTGATGGAAAAAAATAACAGCAACATCCCATGTTCAAAACAG GAACTTGATAAAGAGCTTCCTGTGTTAAACCCTTACTTCATTCCAAACCCTGAACTAGTTGGTAAGACTGGAACTGGCATGCGAGTCACATGGTTAGGACATGCCTCAGTTATGGTGGAAATGGATGGACTTGTAATTCTTACTGACCCCATCTTCAGCCAGCGAGCTTCCCCAGCGCAGTTTGTGGGTCCAAAACGTTTCCGAGGACCTCCATGCACCGTAGATCAGCTCCCCAAAATAGATGCAGTGATGATCAGCCACACTCACTATGACCATTTGGACCACAATACTGTTGTGAGTTTAAATGAGCGTTTTGGCAGTGAGCTGAGATGGTTTGTACCGCTGGGTCTTTTAGAATGGATGCAGAAGTGTGCCTGTGAAAATGTGATTGAATTGGACTGGTGGGAAGAGAACTGTGTCCCCGGACATGATGCCGTTACTTTTGTCTTTACCCCTTCTCAACACTGGTGCAAGAGGACTGCAACAGATGATGACAAGattctctggggcagctggtctGTCTTGGGTCCCTGGAATAGGTTTTTCTTTGCGGGAGATACTGGTTACTGTGTTGCTTTTGAACAGATAGGTAAAAGATTTGGACCTTTTGATCTTGCAGCTATTCCCATTGGAGCTTATGAGCCAAG GTGGTTTATGAAATACCAGCATGTGAATCCTGAAGAAGCTGTAAGAATTCATATTGATGTTCAGACAAAGAAGTCTGTAGCAATTCACTGGGGAACCTTTGCTTTAGCAAATGAG TATTACTTGGATCCTCCAGTTAAACTGAATGAAGCCCTTGAACGATATGGCTTGAAACCTGAGGATTTCTTTATCTTGCAGCATGGAGAATCACGAGACTTGAACACAAATGAGGATGGActtgaataa